In Mycobacterium sp. 050128, one genomic interval encodes:
- the ipdE1 gene encoding acyl-CoA dehydrogenase IpdE1, producing the protein MQDVEEFRAEVRGWLADNLVGEFAALKGLGGPGREHEAFEERRAWNQHLAAAGLTCLGWPEEHGGRGLSTAHRVAFYEEYAKADAPDKVNHFGEELLGPTLIAFGTPEQQQRFLPRILDVTELWCQGYSEPGAGSDLANVATTAELDGSGGGEWVINGQKVWTSLAHWAQWCFVIARTEKGSKRHAGLSYLLVPLDQPGVEVRPIIQLTGDSEFNEVFFDDARTEAHLVVGEPGDGWRVAMGTLTFERGVSTLGQQIRYARELSNLAEVAQRNGAADDPFIRERLTRAWTGLRAMRSYALATMDVEQPGQDNVSKLLWANWHRDLGELAMDVVGKPGLTLADGEFDEWQRLFLFSRADTIYGGSNEIQRNIIAERVLGLPREVRG; encoded by the coding sequence ATGCAGGACGTCGAGGAGTTCCGGGCGGAGGTCCGCGGTTGGCTCGCCGACAATCTGGTCGGCGAATTCGCAGCACTCAAGGGCCTTGGCGGTCCGGGGCGCGAGCACGAAGCTTTCGAAGAACGCCGGGCATGGAATCAGCATCTCGCCGCCGCGGGCTTGACCTGTCTGGGGTGGCCGGAAGAGCACGGCGGCCGGGGGCTCTCGACGGCGCACCGGGTGGCCTTCTACGAGGAGTACGCCAAGGCCGATGCCCCGGACAAGGTCAACCACTTCGGCGAGGAGCTGCTCGGCCCGACACTGATCGCGTTCGGGACGCCCGAGCAACAGCAGCGTTTCCTGCCCCGCATCCTCGACGTCACCGAGCTGTGGTGCCAGGGGTATTCGGAGCCGGGCGCCGGCAGCGACCTGGCCAACGTGGCAACCACTGCCGAGCTCGACGGCTCAGGAGGCGGCGAGTGGGTGATCAACGGCCAGAAGGTGTGGACCTCGCTGGCGCATTGGGCGCAGTGGTGCTTCGTGATCGCGCGCACCGAGAAGGGCTCCAAGCGGCATGCCGGGCTGTCGTATCTGCTGGTGCCGCTGGACCAACCGGGCGTGGAAGTACGCCCGATCATCCAGCTGACCGGTGACTCGGAATTCAACGAGGTTTTCTTCGACGATGCCCGCACCGAGGCTCACCTGGTGGTCGGCGAGCCGGGTGACGGCTGGCGGGTCGCGATGGGAACGCTGACCTTCGAGCGCGGGGTCTCGACGCTGGGACAGCAGATCCGTTACGCCCGTGAGCTTTCCAACCTGGCCGAGGTTGCGCAGCGCAACGGCGCCGCCGACGATCCCTTCATCCGGGAGCGGCTGACCCGGGCCTGGACCGGTCTGCGGGCCATGCGCAGCTACGCGCTGGCCACCATGGACGTCGAGCAGCCCGGTCAGGACAACGTGTCGAAGTTGTTGTGGGCCAACTGGCATCGCGATCTCGGCGAGCTTGCGATGGACGTCGTCGGCAAGCCCGGGCTGACCCTGGCGGACGGCGAGTTCGACGAGTGGCAGCGGCTGTTCCTGTTCAGCCGTGCCGACACCATTTACGGCGGATCCAACGAGATTCAGCGCAACATCATCGCCGAGCGGGTGCTCGGCCTACCCCGGGAAGTTCGTGGATGA
- the ipdF gene encoding (5R,7aS)-5-hydroxy-7a-methyl-1-oxo-2,3,5,6,7,7a-hexahydro-1H-indene-carboxyl-CoA reductase, with protein MSLSEAPKEIAGHGLLTGKVVVVTAAAGTGIGSATARRALAEGADVVISDHHERRLGEAAEELSALGQGRVEHVVCDVTSTAQIDALIDSATARMGRIDVLVNNAGLGGQTPVADMTDEEWDRVLDVTLTSVFRATRAALRYFRDAPHGGVIVNNASVLGWRAQHSQSHYAAAKAGVMALTRCSAIEAAEYDVRINAVSPSIARHKFLDKTTSSDLLDRLSAGEAFGRAAEPWEVAATIAFLASDYSSYLTGEVISVSSQHP; from the coding sequence ATGAGTCTGTCCGAAGCTCCGAAAGAGATTGCCGGACACGGACTCTTGACCGGCAAGGTGGTCGTTGTGACGGCGGCCGCAGGCACCGGCATCGGCTCGGCGACTGCCCGCCGGGCGCTGGCCGAGGGCGCCGACGTGGTGATCTCCGACCACCACGAGCGACGGCTGGGCGAGGCCGCCGAGGAGTTGTCGGCGCTGGGCCAGGGTCGGGTCGAGCACGTGGTGTGCGACGTGACGTCGACGGCTCAGATCGACGCGCTGATCGACTCGGCCACCGCACGGATGGGGCGCATCGACGTGTTGGTCAATAACGCCGGACTGGGTGGGCAGACGCCGGTGGCCGACATGACCGACGAGGAGTGGGACCGCGTCCTGGACGTCACCCTGACCTCAGTATTTCGTGCCACCCGCGCCGCGCTGCGGTACTTCCGCGACGCGCCGCACGGCGGCGTCATCGTCAACAACGCCAGCGTTCTGGGCTGGCGGGCGCAACACTCGCAGTCGCACTATGCGGCAGCCAAAGCGGGCGTGATGGCGCTGACCCGTTGCAGCGCAATCGAAGCCGCCGAATACGACGTCCGAATCAATGCGGTGTCGCCCAGCATCGCGCGGCACAAGTTCCTGGACAAGACGACCTCATCCGACCTGCTTGACCGGCTCTCGGCCGGCGAGGCGTTCGGGCGGGCCGCCGAGCCGTGGGAAGTCGCGGCCACCATCGCGTTCTTGGCAAGCGACTACTCGAGCTATCTCACCGGCGAGGTCATCTCGGTTTCCAGCCAACACCCGTGA